The Methanofollis sp. UBA420 genome contains a region encoding:
- a CDS encoding succinate--CoA ligase subunit beta yields the protein MKLLEFEAKELFREEGIRVPKGLLVSKHEEILLHMDEIGDKVVVKAQVDVGGRGKVGGVLMADAANVVETARHLFHTPIKGVPVSRVLIEERLPIEHEYYVSIAIDRSNKQPVILFADAGGVEIEQTAKESPDAIRKVTFSPLLPDVPGFLLRELTGNAPAGVREMINKLYHVFCKKDALLAEINPLVTTPQGVYAADAKLIVDDNALARQGIAVNRDLTEREKEAEKHGFSYVELDGAIGVIGNGAGLTMSTLDLIEHFGGKAANFLDVGGGADQERVKYAVRLVAGMPAVKVIIVNLLGGITRCDEVARGIIEAGVEQEVIVRLAGTNEDEGRKLLAEKGYRMLGSMDEAVRAAVEVTA from the coding sequence ATGAAACTGCTTGAGTTTGAAGCAAAAGAACTCTTCAGAGAGGAAGGCATCAGGGTGCCGAAGGGCCTCCTTGTCAGCAAGCACGAGGAGATCCTCCTCCACATGGATGAAATCGGTGACAAAGTCGTCGTCAAGGCGCAGGTGGACGTCGGCGGCCGCGGCAAGGTAGGCGGGGTCCTGATGGCCGATGCCGCCAATGTCGTCGAAACGGCGCGGCACCTCTTCCACACCCCGATAAAGGGCGTCCCTGTCTCCCGCGTCCTCATCGAGGAGCGCCTCCCGATCGAGCACGAGTATTATGTCTCCATCGCCATCGACCGCTCGAACAAGCAGCCCGTCATCCTCTTTGCCGACGCCGGCGGCGTCGAGATCGAGCAGACCGCGAAAGAGAGCCCTGACGCGATCCGGAAGGTCACCTTCTCCCCCCTCCTCCCCGACGTCCCGGGTTTCCTTCTCAGGGAACTCACCGGGAACGCCCCTGCGGGCGTGCGGGAGATGATCAACAAACTCTATCATGTCTTCTGCAAGAAGGACGCCCTTCTCGCCGAGATCAACCCGCTGGTCACCACGCCGCAGGGCGTCTACGCGGCCGACGCAAAACTGATCGTCGACGACAACGCCCTTGCCCGCCAGGGCATCGCGGTCAACCGCGACCTCACAGAGCGTGAGAAGGAGGCCGAGAAGCACGGCTTCTCCTATGTCGAACTCGACGGCGCGATCGGGGTCATCGGGAACGGTGCCGGCCTTACCATGTCGACGCTCGACCTCATCGAGCACTTCGGCGGAAAGGCCGCGAACTTCCTGGACGTCGGCGGCGGCGCCGACCAGGAGAGGGTGAAGTATGCGGTCAGACTCGTCGCGGGCATGCCTGCGGTGAAGGTGATCATCGTCAACCTCCTCGGCGGCATCACCCGGTGCGACGAGGTCGCCCGCGGCATCATCGAGGCCGGCGTCGAGCAGGAAGTCATCGTCAGGCTCGCCGGCACGAACGAGGACGAGGGGAGAAAACTCCTCGCGGAGAAGGGATATCGGATGCTCGGGAGCATGGACGAGGCTGTCAGGGCCGCGGTGGAGGTGACGGCATGA
- a CDS encoding 2-oxoacid:acceptor oxidoreductase family protein, which yields MRHEVRFSGFGGQGIILAAVILGRAAAIHDGKYAVQTQVYGPEARGGASMSAVVIDDDPILYPEVTEPDIYVIMSQEGFLKYGKGAPAGALMLVDAELVQDRPGCRYHEIPSTYEAKSTLKKVIVANIVMLGALVATTGVVSEAAIEKAVLDSVPKGTEDLNIRALKLGFDLGRRSMKDETA from the coding sequence ATGAGGCACGAAGTCCGTTTCTCCGGTTTCGGCGGCCAGGGGATCATCCTTGCGGCCGTGATTCTCGGCCGGGCCGCGGCCATCCACGACGGCAAGTATGCCGTCCAGACACAGGTCTACGGACCCGAGGCCCGCGGCGGGGCCTCGATGAGCGCCGTGGTCATCGACGACGACCCCATCCTGTACCCAGAGGTGACAGAGCCCGACATCTACGTGATCATGTCGCAGGAGGGCTTCCTGAAGTACGGGAAGGGTGCCCCGGCAGGTGCCCTGATGCTCGTCGACGCGGAACTCGTGCAGGACAGGCCAGGGTGCCGGTACCACGAGATCCCCTCGACCTACGAGGCAAAAAGCACTCTTAAAAAGGTGATCGTCGCAAATATTGTGATGCTCGGGGCACTGGTGGCGACCACCGGCGTCGTCTCCGAGGCGGCGATCGAAAAGGCCGTCCTCGATTCAGTCCCGAAGGGCACCGAGGACCTCAATATCCGGGCTTTGAAGCTCGGGTTCGACCTCGGCAGAAGGAGCATGAAAGATGAAACTGCTTGA